A window of the Narcine bancroftii isolate sNarBan1 chromosome 4, sNarBan1.hap1, whole genome shotgun sequence genome harbors these coding sequences:
- the zbtb2b gene encoding zinc finger and BTB domain-containing protein 2b translates to MELANHGLILLQQLNAQREFGFLCDCTVAIGDVYFKAHKAVLASFSNYFKMLFIHQTSDCVRLKPTDIQPDIFSYLLHLMYTGKMAPQIIDPVRLEQGIKFLHAYPLVQEASLASHGAIPRPDQVFAWTSSLYGIQIADNQTTSQSRLSTTGEKCGREPRSHTHPSRLEQERGAEAGQQHPQSAQVLQPSQHIGQSSGTPLGLISPAGPTIAEERNENIPLLDGQPGIHAVAHVKPSIMKRNSGFPKFYVCHLCGRRFTLRSSLREHLQLHTGMSLPVTSQAGVNVLGQLGESGKPAKEAEEIPEAEVISDGELQQKNDSPMADSQLQAETPPPSDIADIDNLELGDQDREVKRRKYECSICGRKFIQKSHWREHMYIHTGKPYKCSTCDKTFCRANQAARHVCLNQNSDTFMMVDNKQAMLTEGSSEETSQSLMDPVYLTTNQSNQSYKCSLCDKSFSTASEAVRHSCQNQNSDTFVVMEGQPAEQGEGSSEACEVTETNQSLSETVHNVEDVQAVLVE, encoded by the exons ATGGAACTAGCTAACCATGGTTTAATTCTGTTACAACAACTCAATGCCCAGCGAGAGTTTGGCTTCCTTTGTGACTGCACGGTGGCTATAGGTGATGTTTATTTCAAGGCACATAAAGCagtccttgcctctttctctaaTTACTTCAAAATGCTTTTTATTCATCAAACCAG tgatTGTGTCCGATTGAAGCCAACGGATATTCAGCCAGATATTTTTAGCTACCTCCTGCATTTAATGTACACAGGGAAGATGGCACCCCAAATTATTGACCCTGTTCGCCTTGAGCAGGGAATTAAATTCTTGCATGCATATCCACTAGTTCAAGAAGCCAGTTTAGCCAGCCACGGAGCCATTCCTCGCCCTGATCAAGTTTTTGCTTGGACATCTTCACTGTATGGCATTCAGATTGCAGATAATCAAACTACATCACAAAGTAGGTTATCAACAACTGGAGAAAAGTGTGGTCGGGAGCCCAGGTCACATACTCATCCTTCTCGGCTAGAACAAGAAAGAGGTGCGGAAGCTGGGCAACAGCATCCCCAGAGTGCACAGGTTCTCCAGCCTTCTCAACATATCGGGCAGTCATCTGGGACACCTTTAGGGTTAATTTCCCCAGCCGGTCCAACAATAGCTGAAGAACGAAACGAGAATATTCCTCTATTAGATGGACAGCCTGGAATACATGCGGTAGCTCATGTTAAGCCCAGTATTATGAAAAGGAATAGTGGTTTTCCAAAGTTTTATGTTTGTCACCTTTGTGGCAGAAGGTTTACTTTGCGAAGCAGTCTGCGAGAGCACCTACAGCTCCATACAGGAATGTCACTTCCTGTTACCAGCCAAGCAGGAGTGAATGTGCTGGGGCAATTGGGAGAGTCTGGGAAACCAgcaaaagaagctgaagaaataCCTGAAGCAGAAGTAATTAGCGATGGTGAACTACAACAGAAGAATGATTCTCCAATGGCAGATAGCCAACTGCAAGCAGAAACACCACCCCCATCAGACATTGCAGACATTGACAACTTAGAGTTAGGGGATCAAGATAGGGAGGTTAAGAGGCGAAAGTATGAGTGCTCCATCTGTGGACGTAAATTTATCCAGAAAAGTCACTGGAGAGAGCATATGTACATTCACACAGGCAAACCATATAAATGTAGTACCTGCGATAAAACGTTCTGTAGGGCCAACCAGGCTGCCAGGCATGTGTGCCTTAATCAGAACTCTGATACCTTTATGATGGTAGATAATAAGCAAGCAATGCTCACTGAAGGCTCATCGGAAGAAACTAGCCAGTCACTAATGGATCCAGTGTACCTAACAACAAATCAGTCCAACCAATCATACAAGTGCAGTCTTTGTGACAAAAGTTTCTCAACAGCTAGTGAAGCTGTGCGGCATTCCTGCCAAAACCAGAACTCTGATACGTTTGTTGTGATGGAAGGCCAGCCTGCAGAGCAAGGGGAGGGCTCTTCAGAGGCTTGTGAAGTGACAGAGACAAATCAGTCTCTGTCAGAGACTGTGCATAATGTGGAGGATGTCCAGGCTGTTTTGGTAGAATGA